From Cellulosimicrobium cellulans, the proteins below share one genomic window:
- a CDS encoding glycoside hydrolase family 3 protein, translating to MKTTTTAGKLDGRAARVRGAAALAGLALVATAGCTAGTPDKESASDAFTTREVTDGTTAFVVVDNPGDGPTLSYGADSAVELLTEEVDGQKLAFKDMNANGTLDTWEDWRESAQDRAAALSEELTIEQIAGLMLFSSHERSPADGLTDAQKEYLTDSHLRNVLNAGPNDVEANVTWSNQMQAFAESLATADEPYVPVNFSSDPRSTAGASDYNASGDISRWPSNLGLAATFDAEQTQKFGEAASAEYRALGIATALSPQIDLATEPRWLRVDGTFGEDVALSTEMAQAYVSGFQGTPGQEGWGTESVNAMIKHWAGDGPGEGGRESHTTAGKYGVYPGGNFDQHTEPFVGALDAAAVMSAYSIALDGEGQPLFGERVGSAYDSKRLSILRDDNGYGGVVVTDWGVTAGGTTDPDAMIGTSWGVEDLTVEERHYAILKNGVDMFGGNNAVEPVLAAHDLWQQDFEAGTNDVDADTRFRESGARILTMLFQPGLYEDAYLDLDASTATVGSEDKVDAGYEAQLDSVVMLKNDGTVAASDAEAWKDKTVYVPRSYDTGFAGVFGPGEYTEGPGITQETAEEYFGKVVTDEAVTDADGKVTSYTAPDLSDVDLVLVGMKSPNNGNPFSQAGHDSETGEWYPLSLQYRPYTADGANVRQTSISGDLLPDGTQENRSYYGKTSRIANESDLDAFDRALAAVEASGKDIPVITVLKATNPTIPAEFESRSDAILVGFGVSDQALIESALGLHETQGRLPIGFPASMDAVEKQLEDVGEDAEPYTDAAGNAYAFGFGLNFSGPITD from the coding sequence ATGAAGACAACGACAACGGCGGGAAAGCTCGACGGCAGGGCGGCACGCGTCCGGGGAGCGGCGGCGCTCGCGGGCCTGGCCCTCGTGGCCACCGCAGGGTGCACGGCCGGCACCCCGGACAAGGAGAGCGCGTCGGACGCGTTCACCACGCGGGAGGTCACCGACGGGACCACGGCCTTCGTGGTCGTCGACAACCCGGGTGACGGCCCCACGCTCTCGTACGGTGCGGACAGCGCCGTCGAGCTGCTGACCGAGGAGGTCGACGGCCAGAAGCTCGCGTTCAAGGACATGAACGCGAACGGGACGCTCGACACCTGGGAGGACTGGCGCGAGAGCGCGCAGGACCGCGCCGCGGCGCTGTCCGAGGAGCTGACGATCGAGCAGATCGCCGGCCTCATGCTGTTCAGCTCGCACGAGCGGTCGCCCGCGGACGGGCTGACCGACGCGCAGAAGGAGTACCTGACCGACTCCCACCTGCGCAACGTGCTCAACGCCGGCCCCAACGACGTCGAGGCCAACGTCACCTGGTCCAACCAGATGCAGGCCTTCGCCGAGTCGCTCGCGACCGCGGACGAGCCCTACGTGCCGGTGAACTTCAGCTCCGACCCGCGCTCGACGGCCGGCGCGTCGGACTACAACGCCTCGGGCGACATCTCCCGGTGGCCGTCCAACCTCGGCCTCGCGGCGACGTTCGACGCGGAGCAGACGCAGAAGTTCGGTGAGGCGGCGTCGGCCGAGTACCGCGCGCTGGGCATCGCCACGGCGCTCAGCCCGCAGATCGACCTCGCGACCGAGCCGCGCTGGCTGCGCGTGGACGGCACGTTCGGCGAGGACGTCGCCCTCAGCACCGAGATGGCCCAGGCCTACGTGAGCGGCTTCCAGGGCACCCCGGGCCAGGAGGGCTGGGGGACCGAGTCGGTCAACGCGATGATCAAGCACTGGGCCGGCGACGGGCCCGGCGAGGGCGGCCGCGAGTCCCACACGACCGCGGGCAAGTACGGCGTGTACCCGGGCGGCAACTTCGACCAGCACACCGAGCCGTTCGTCGGCGCGCTCGACGCGGCGGCGGTCATGTCCGCCTACTCGATCGCGCTGGACGGCGAGGGGCAGCCGCTGTTCGGCGAGCGCGTCGGCTCGGCCTACGACTCGAAGCGCCTGAGCATCCTGCGCGACGACAACGGCTACGGCGGCGTCGTCGTCACGGACTGGGGCGTCACCGCCGGCGGCACCACGGACCCCGACGCGATGATCGGGACGTCGTGGGGCGTCGAGGACCTCACGGTCGAGGAGCGCCACTACGCGATCCTCAAGAACGGCGTGGACATGTTCGGCGGCAACAACGCCGTCGAGCCCGTCCTGGCGGCCCACGACCTGTGGCAGCAGGACTTCGAGGCGGGCACGAACGACGTCGACGCCGACACCCGCTTCCGCGAGTCCGGCGCGCGCATCCTCACCATGCTGTTCCAGCCGGGCCTGTACGAGGACGCGTACCTCGACCTCGACGCCTCCACGGCGACGGTCGGCAGCGAGGACAAGGTCGACGCCGGCTACGAGGCGCAGCTCGACTCCGTCGTCATGCTGAAGAACGACGGGACCGTCGCGGCCTCGGACGCCGAGGCGTGGAAGGACAAGACGGTCTACGTCCCGCGCTCCTACGACACCGGCTTCGCGGGCGTGTTCGGCCCGGGCGAGTACACCGAGGGGCCCGGCATCACGCAGGAGACCGCCGAGGAGTACTTCGGGAAGGTCGTCACCGACGAGGCCGTGACCGACGCCGACGGCAAGGTCACGAGCTACACCGCGCCGGACCTGTCCGACGTCGACCTCGTGCTCGTGGGCATGAAGAGCCCCAACAACGGCAACCCGTTCTCGCAGGCCGGCCACGACAGCGAGACCGGCGAGTGGTACCCGCTGTCGCTGCAGTACCGCCCGTACACCGCGGACGGCGCGAACGTGCGTCAGACGTCGATCTCCGGCGACCTGCTCCCGGACGGGACGCAGGAGAACCGGTCCTACTACGGCAAGACCTCGCGGATCGCGAACGAGTCGGACCTCGACGCGTTCGACCGGGCGCTCGCGGCCGTCGAGGCGTCGGGCAAGGACATCCCGGTGATCACCGTCCTCAAGGCGACGAACCCGACGATCCCGGCCGAGTTCGAGTCGCGGTCCGACGCGATCCTCGTCGGCTTCGGGGTCAGCGACCAGGCGCTCATCGAGTCGGCCCTCGGCCTGCACGAGACGCAGGGCCGGCTGCCGATCGGCTTCCCCGCGTCGATGGACGCGGTCGAGAAGCAGCTCGAGGACGTCGGCGAGGACGCGGAGCCCTACACCGACGCGGCGGGCAACGCGTACGCGTTCGGCTTCGGCCTGAACTTCAGCGGGCCGATCACGGACTGA
- a CDS encoding ATP-binding protein: protein MTQAASILETLPDIPRALTGLAEWLACLVYVLLRRPRLPRPRLVLLAAAALGAQVGVQALADLLPRQLWTVGMAAAVACMYGFIVAAARVSARDAGYFAARALVLAELVAALHWQVHCFFFLPEGRPGTAWQVAFFVLVYAVGYGVAYVVESRHFRPDQELDVTVGELASAVAIALVTFFMSNISFLNANTPFSGRLGLEIFYIRTLVDLCGFVALYAQQGQRLQHQARSEVRAIDEMLRRQHEQYLQSKRNMKIVHRKYHDLKHQIGVIRAEVDPRRRASYLDDLEASISGHARQADTGNGVLDVILTTKSQECAERDIDLTCVVDGALLDFMSAMDVAAVFGNALDNAIDGVMAVPDPEQRIIKVAVYARDRFVLLTVENYFSGELHTEGGDIVTRRADRTRHGYGLKSIRYTAEKYGGSMTVNTEDRWFLLRVLLPLPQDRPPTAAARRSVTSGATTA from the coding sequence ATGACCCAGGCGGCCTCGATCCTGGAGACCCTGCCGGACATCCCGCGTGCGCTGACCGGGCTGGCCGAGTGGCTCGCGTGCCTCGTCTACGTGCTCCTGCGGCGACCGCGGCTGCCTCGCCCGCGGCTCGTCCTGCTCGCCGCCGCAGCGCTCGGCGCGCAGGTCGGCGTGCAGGCCCTCGCCGACCTGCTCCCGCGGCAGCTCTGGACCGTGGGCATGGCGGCCGCGGTCGCGTGCATGTACGGGTTCATCGTCGCGGCGGCGCGTGTCTCGGCGCGGGACGCGGGGTACTTCGCGGCCCGCGCGCTCGTGCTCGCCGAGCTCGTGGCGGCCCTGCACTGGCAGGTCCACTGCTTCTTCTTCCTGCCCGAGGGCCGGCCGGGGACGGCGTGGCAGGTCGCGTTCTTCGTCCTCGTCTACGCGGTCGGGTACGGGGTCGCGTACGTCGTCGAGTCCCGGCACTTCCGCCCCGACCAGGAGCTCGACGTCACGGTCGGCGAGCTCGCGTCGGCCGTCGCGATCGCGCTCGTGACGTTCTTCATGAGCAACATCAGCTTCCTCAACGCCAACACCCCGTTCAGCGGGCGCCTCGGGCTGGAGATCTTCTACATCCGCACGCTCGTGGACCTGTGCGGGTTCGTGGCGCTGTACGCGCAGCAGGGACAGCGGCTCCAGCACCAGGCGCGGTCCGAGGTGCGGGCGATCGACGAGATGCTCCGCCGCCAGCACGAGCAGTACCTCCAGTCCAAGCGGAACATGAAGATCGTCCACCGCAAGTACCACGACCTCAAGCACCAGATCGGCGTGATCCGGGCCGAGGTGGACCCGCGCCGGCGGGCGTCCTACCTGGACGACCTGGAGGCCAGCATCTCCGGCCACGCCCGGCAGGCGGACACCGGGAACGGGGTGCTCGACGTCATCCTCACGACGAAGAGCCAGGAGTGCGCCGAGCGCGACATCGACCTCACGTGCGTGGTCGACGGCGCGCTGCTCGACTTCATGTCCGCGATGGACGTCGCCGCCGTGTTCGGCAACGCGCTGGACAACGCGATCGACGGCGTCATGGCGGTGCCCGACCCGGAGCAGCGGATCATCAAGGTCGCCGTCTACGCGCGCGACCGGTTCGTGCTGCTGACGGTGGAGAACTACTTCTCCGGCGAGCTCCACACCGAGGGCGGCGACATCGTCACGCGGCGTGCCGACAGGACCCGGCACGGGTACGGGCTCAAGTCCATCCGGTACACCGCGGAGAAGTACGGCGGCTCCATGACGGTCAACACCGAGGACCGATGGTTCCTGCTCCGCGTGCTGCTCCCCCTGCCGCAGGACCGTCCGCCCACCGCCGCCGCACGCCGGTCGGTCACGTCGGGGGCCACCACCGCGTAG
- a CDS encoding LytR/AlgR family response regulator transcription factor gives MIRIGIVEDDPASSALLVEYLRRYESEHDEQFAVAMFTDGAQVVAGYRPDFDILLLDVEMPHLDGFSAAHRIRQVDADVVLIFITNMTQHAIKGYEVDALSYMLKPLRYFAFSQELKRSVARIRRRSADYLLLAVDGGLARVATDDIVFLESAKHRTTVHTVDGRHSVVGPLKALEAQLEGKDFFRSNSGYLVNLRHVLAIQGSSVLLVGGHDLLISRARKKAFLAALTDYLGERRA, from the coding sequence GTGATCAGGATCGGCATCGTGGAGGACGACCCCGCGAGCAGCGCGCTGCTCGTGGAGTACCTGCGACGGTACGAGAGCGAGCACGACGAACAGTTCGCCGTCGCGATGTTCACGGACGGCGCGCAGGTCGTCGCCGGGTACCGGCCGGACTTCGACATCCTGCTGCTCGACGTCGAGATGCCGCACCTGGACGGGTTCAGCGCCGCCCACCGCATCCGGCAGGTCGACGCCGACGTCGTGCTGATCTTCATCACCAACATGACGCAGCACGCGATCAAGGGCTACGAGGTCGACGCGCTGAGCTACATGCTCAAGCCGCTGCGGTACTTCGCGTTCTCGCAGGAGCTCAAGCGCTCGGTCGCGCGGATCCGACGGCGGTCGGCCGACTACCTGCTGCTCGCGGTCGACGGCGGGCTCGCGCGCGTCGCGACCGACGACATCGTCTTCCTCGAGAGCGCCAAGCACCGCACGACCGTGCACACCGTCGACGGACGGCACTCCGTGGTCGGGCCGCTCAAGGCGCTCGAGGCGCAGCTCGAGGGCAAGGACTTCTTCCGGAGCAACAGCGGCTACCTCGTGAACCTGCGGCACGTGCTGGCCATCCAGGGCAGCAGCGTGCTCCTGGTCGGCGGGCACGACCTGCTCATCAGCCGTGCCCGCAAGAAGGCGTTCCTCGCGGCGCTGACCGACTACCTCGGGGAGCGGCGCGCATGA
- a CDS encoding SCO7613 C-terminal domain-containing membrane protein, translated as MREPWVDVALARLPETRSCPACAATLRSSRCERCLLDLTGPLAFEVAAASSEAADALSRRQVALDALRAAQPEAAAWAARAAVTAPPGARAVPAGPPRAMRPLDPSGRGQAGPRPPVVAPVAGTAAGPRRPVPVRPSAPGSPATAGPVSPAPAGSRAVVVPGAAPSRSVGLQPVLAGAGAGLLAVATVVFVFFTFADDLALRALVTGVVTVLTVGAAVLLRSRGLRSSAEAVAALAVVLAVVDVELALSAWGLGAVGTAVARASLLAAVVAGLGVVGDRARVRAWVTSAVVLGPLVPLAAAPAAGAPWGWAVALLATACLTALAAPVAARSGARVGSALRGERALLGVVRTVAVPLAVVVGLTVAAPPGLPTGAGAALVAFGAALAATLLRVATRERRWYAVGGASAVLAGALLGTGGDVAWLGLVPVLAAVTWLLVLVLTSPRVVSGVLGSPVPAVGRSDALLGGALVALVGAGPALAVAGVRAAEVLVTGTAGTAAALDDAPLGVGVFSAGLWGEGVRGGTAGAALLDGTLVGLLSALVVLLVASRLPLRTPSPVRFPRLAGARRLGAAPVVRTGRALGPWVLLALVVALVLDPRLAGVTSLLLLALLAALLVVVTARPVTTALPDGHRTGLTAGAGDPGVGAGGAAPGVIVRAVRRGLGRALRPVAGVLPAPRAVLRHGVVPVGRAEARVWRAAAVAGTIASVLLLVAGSWVARPTATAGAVVVGVLLLAARAAAPRGLHAPLVGTAYGYALLVLGVTLAWSGAGTVAVLCAVSGVASLAALAVTLVPRVDRESWWAVLGVTAVPFGLGVLTVVDERSWWSVAACAAMLALEVVLVGSRRPGSVTALRVLAAALVLPTAAVAVVSAGALLLPGSGSPVVLPVVALLVATALAAARPVTARIHLAAGRVAVEASAALTGAIAVGLAFGRPAAGPTVAVAVLLLLAVGAGLAARDRDRRAEWWLAAALGTAALWTALAAADVGLVEAYTAPPALAALVTGALLARRSRRWWELASAGLVLLVVPSVLALGAAPGAGDVRAPLLVVAGAGCVLAAVLLGRGTGAGEGGWRRAAALRLAGAGVLAATGGTVESLHVAHAPGGGAVFVLGFAWALAAGGVALGAGLVAARVAPRGRGRGAAVARRWAVAPAATLVVVGTVANVRPVWGVIATVWLVEVALLALLVVGVRRAVRGRLDLPPAWFTWSLALVAAIGAWWPRELRVEVFSLPLGAGLLVAGYLALAAGTTAVRGTAGGDPGALAGPGSPGSSHADPAPGGAPARATPILAGWPVGFVGSWRTLAPGLLALLGPSVLATYTDARTWRAVLVVVLALAAVLVGTRKHLAAPFLLGVAVLPVEILVVFVSQLGTRISAGPWMLTLAAAGGLLLIIATYYERRIAAYDGAAAYVRDLR; from the coding sequence ATGAGAGAGCCGTGGGTCGACGTCGCGCTGGCGCGGCTGCCCGAGACGCGTTCCTGCCCCGCGTGCGCCGCGACGCTGCGGTCGTCCCGCTGCGAACGGTGCCTGCTCGACCTCACCGGCCCGCTCGCGTTCGAGGTCGCCGCGGCGTCGAGCGAGGCGGCCGACGCGCTCTCGCGCCGCCAGGTCGCCCTCGACGCCCTGCGCGCGGCCCAGCCCGAGGCCGCCGCGTGGGCGGCCCGCGCGGCCGTCACGGCGCCGCCCGGTGCGCGCGCGGTCCCCGCCGGTCCGCCGCGCGCGATGCGCCCGCTCGACCCGAGCGGCCGCGGCCAGGCGGGCCCGCGCCCGCCGGTCGTCGCGCCGGTGGCCGGGACCGCGGCCGGCCCCCGGCGTCCGGTGCCCGTCCGTCCCTCGGCGCCCGGGTCGCCCGCGACGGCCGGGCCGGTCTCGCCCGCACCCGCGGGGTCGCGTGCCGTCGTCGTCCCGGGCGCGGCGCCGTCGCGCTCGGTGGGACTCCAGCCGGTGCTCGCCGGGGCGGGGGCGGGTCTCCTCGCCGTCGCGACGGTCGTCTTCGTGTTCTTCACCTTCGCCGACGACCTCGCCCTGCGCGCCCTGGTGACCGGGGTCGTCACCGTGCTCACGGTCGGGGCCGCGGTGCTCCTGCGGTCGCGCGGCCTGCGCTCGTCCGCCGAGGCCGTCGCGGCGCTCGCCGTCGTGCTCGCGGTCGTGGACGTCGAGCTCGCGCTGAGCGCGTGGGGGCTCGGCGCCGTCGGCACCGCGGTGGCGCGCGCGTCGCTGCTCGCCGCAGTTGTCGCGGGCCTCGGTGTCGTCGGGGACCGGGCGCGCGTCCGAGCGTGGGTGACGAGCGCCGTCGTGCTCGGGCCGCTCGTCCCGCTCGCCGCGGCGCCCGCCGCGGGGGCGCCCTGGGGCTGGGCGGTCGCCCTCCTCGCGACGGCGTGCCTCACGGCGCTCGCCGCGCCCGTCGCGGCGCGCTCCGGCGCGCGGGTCGGCAGCGCCCTGCGGGGCGAGCGGGCGCTGCTCGGCGTCGTGCGCACGGTCGCGGTGCCCCTCGCGGTGGTCGTCGGGCTCACGGTCGCCGCCCCGCCGGGGCTCCCGACCGGCGCGGGGGCCGCCCTGGTCGCCTTCGGCGCGGCGCTCGCGGCCACGCTCCTGCGCGTCGCGACGCGCGAGCGGCGCTGGTACGCGGTCGGCGGTGCGTCGGCCGTCCTCGCGGGGGCGCTGCTCGGCACCGGGGGCGACGTCGCCTGGCTGGGCCTGGTCCCCGTGCTCGCCGCCGTCACGTGGCTCCTCGTCCTGGTGCTCACCTCGCCGCGCGTGGTGTCCGGGGTGCTCGGCTCCCCGGTCCCGGCGGTCGGACGGTCGGACGCCCTCCTCGGCGGCGCGCTCGTCGCCCTCGTCGGGGCGGGGCCCGCGCTGGCCGTCGCGGGGGTGCGCGCGGCCGAGGTCCTCGTGACCGGCACCGCCGGGACCGCCGCGGCCCTGGACGACGCGCCGCTCGGCGTCGGCGTCTTCTCCGCCGGCCTGTGGGGCGAGGGCGTCCGGGGCGGCACGGCCGGCGCCGCGCTGCTCGACGGGACGCTCGTCGGCCTGCTGTCCGCGCTCGTCGTCCTGCTCGTCGCCTCCCGGCTCCCGCTGCGCACGCCGTCCCCCGTGCGCTTCCCGCGCCTGGCAGGTGCGCGGCGGCTCGGCGCCGCCCCGGTCGTGCGGACCGGGCGCGCGCTCGGGCCGTGGGTGCTGCTCGCCCTCGTCGTCGCGCTCGTGCTGGACCCCCGCCTCGCGGGCGTCACCTCGCTCCTGCTGCTCGCGCTGCTCGCGGCCCTGCTCGTCGTCGTGACCGCCCGGCCCGTCACGACCGCTCTGCCCGACGGGCACCGCACGGGCCTGACGGCCGGGGCCGGCGACCCGGGGGTCGGCGCCGGTGGCGCCGCGCCGGGCGTGATCGTCCGCGCCGTCCGACGAGGGCTCGGTCGTGCCCTGCGCCCGGTCGCCGGGGTGCTCCCCGCCCCGCGCGCCGTCCTGCGGCACGGTGTCGTCCCGGTCGGTCGGGCCGAGGCACGGGTCTGGCGCGCGGCCGCCGTCGCGGGCACGATCGCCTCCGTCCTGCTCCTCGTGGCCGGCTCGTGGGTCGCGCGCCCGACCGCGACGGCCGGCGCCGTGGTCGTCGGCGTGCTCTTGCTCGCGGCCCGGGCGGCCGCGCCGCGCGGTCTGCACGCCCCGCTCGTCGGCACCGCCTACGGCTACGCGCTGCTCGTGCTCGGCGTGACGCTCGCGTGGAGCGGCGCCGGGACGGTCGCGGTCCTGTGCGCGGTCTCCGGCGTCGCCTCGCTCGCTGCGCTCGCGGTGACGCTCGTCCCGCGAGTCGACCGGGAGTCGTGGTGGGCCGTGCTCGGCGTGACCGCGGTGCCCTTCGGCCTCGGCGTCCTCACCGTCGTCGACGAGCGCAGCTGGTGGTCCGTCGCCGCGTGCGCCGCGATGCTCGCGCTCGAGGTCGTGCTCGTCGGCTCGCGGCGGCCCGGGTCGGTCACCGCGCTGCGCGTGCTCGCCGCGGCGCTCGTCCTGCCGACGGCGGCCGTCGCCGTCGTCAGCGCGGGCGCCCTCCTCCTGCCGGGCAGCGGGTCGCCCGTCGTGCTGCCGGTCGTCGCGCTGCTCGTGGCGACGGCGCTCGCCGCGGCCCGCCCGGTCACGGCCCGGATCCACCTGGCCGCCGGGCGCGTCGCCGTCGAGGCGAGCGCCGCGCTCACGGGGGCGATCGCCGTCGGGCTCGCGTTCGGGCGCCCCGCCGCCGGGCCCACGGTCGCGGTCGCGGTGCTGCTCCTGCTCGCCGTGGGCGCGGGGCTCGCCGCGCGCGACCGGGACCGGCGCGCGGAGTGGTGGCTCGCCGCCGCCCTGGGGACCGCCGCGCTGTGGACCGCGCTCGCCGCCGCGGACGTCGGCCTCGTCGAGGCATACACGGCGCCGCCGGCGCTCGCGGCCCTCGTGACGGGGGCGCTGCTCGCCCGGCGGTCGCGCCGCTGGTGGGAGCTCGCGAGCGCGGGCCTGGTGCTGCTCGTCGTGCCGTCCGTGCTCGCCCTGGGCGCGGCACCGGGCGCGGGCGACGTCCGGGCGCCGCTCCTCGTCGTGGCCGGGGCCGGGTGCGTCCTCGCCGCGGTGCTGCTGGGCCGCGGGACCGGCGCGGGCGAGGGCGGGTGGCGACGCGCCGCGGCCCTGCGGCTCGCCGGCGCGGGGGTGCTGGCGGCGACCGGCGGGACCGTCGAGTCGCTCCACGTTGCGCACGCGCCAGGCGGCGGCGCGGTGTTCGTGCTCGGGTTCGCCTGGGCGCTCGCCGCGGGCGGGGTCGCGCTCGGGGCGGGCCTCGTCGCCGCCCGGGTGGCTCCGCGGGGCCGGGGCCGGGGTGCCGCCGTCGCGCGCCGCTGGGCCGTGGCGCCCGCCGCGACCCTCGTGGTGGTGGGGACCGTCGCGAACGTCCGGCCGGTGTGGGGCGTCATCGCGACGGTCTGGCTCGTCGAGGTGGCCCTGCTCGCGCTCCTCGTGGTCGGGGTGCGGCGCGCGGTCCGCGGTCGGCTCGACCTCCCGCCCGCCTGGTTCACGTGGTCGCTCGCGCTCGTCGCCGCGATCGGCGCGTGGTGGCCGCGCGAGCTCCGCGTCGAGGTCTTCTCGCTCCCGCTCGGCGCGGGCCTGCTCGTCGCGGGGTACCTCGCGCTCGCGGCCGGCACGACGGCGGTGCGCGGCACGGCGGGCGGCGATCCCGGTGCTCTGGCCGGTCCGGGCAGCCCGGGGAGCAGCCACGCCGACCCGGCCCCCGGCGGAGCTCCGGCGCGCGCGACGCCGATCCTCGCCGGGTGGCCCGTCGGGTTCGTCGGTTCGTGGCGGACGCTCGCCCCGGGCCTCCTCGCGCTCCTCGGGCCGTCGGTCCTCGCGACGTACACCGACGCGCGCACGTGGCGGGCCGTGCTCGTCGTCGTGCTCGCGCTGGCGGCGGTGCTCGTCGGGACGCGCAAGCACCTCGCCGCGCCGTTCCTGCTGGGCGTCGCGGTGCTGCCGGTCGAGATCCTCGTCGTGTTCGTGTCCCAGCTCGGCACGCGCATCTCCGCCGGTCCGTGGATGCTCACGCTCGCCGCGGCCGGTGGCCTGCTGCTCATCATCGCGACGTACTACGAGCGCCGGATCGCCGCGTACGACGGCGCTGCGGCGTACGTGCGCGACCTCCGCTGA